TTAGGAACTTTTGTAGGAGGAAGTGCCACTGCCTCTAACGTTCTTTTTGCTAAAATCCAATGGGAAGCTACCCTTTCTACCGTAGGAGCAGGGGCTTTTATGTGGGTTTATGCTGCTCATTCTGTAGGGGGTGGTATTGCTTCAGCCATAACCCCAGCAAAAATCACCAACGCTGCTGCTACCATAGGGGTTAAAGGAAAAGAAGAAGGACAGTTTATCAAAGCTGTAATACTTCCAGTGCTTGCAATAACTTTAATTTCTGGTATCTTAACGTTGATTTTTATAAACTTTTGGGGCTAATGATGAAAAAACCTCGTATTATAGTCACCGGTGGAGCAGGCTTTATAGGGGCTAACTTAGTAGAAGCCTTAAACCAGAGAGGCGAAGACCGAATTTTAATAGTAGATCATTTAAAAGAAGGCCCTAAATGGAAAAACCTTTTAGGGCTTAAATTTTTAGACTATCTTCAAAAAGACGATTTCTTAGATTGTATAGAGAAGAATCATTTCTCAGAGGTGGAGGCTATCATACATTTAGGTGCGTGTAGTGACACCACGGTAAAAGATTTAGACTATCTTTACAAAAATAACTATCTATATTCTAAAAAATTGGCTGTTTTTTGTTTAGAACATGGAATAACCTTTATTTATGCCTCTTCTGCAGCTACCTATGGGGATGGATCCTTAGGATTTTCTGATGATGAAACCCTTATTCCTCGGCTAAAACCTTTAAATCCTTACGGGTTTTCGAAACAACTGTTTGACCTGTGGGTTTATCACCATGGTCTTACGAAAAAGGTTGTTGGTCTAAAGTATTTTAACGTCTTTGGAGAAAAAGAATTTCACAAAGGAGAGATGAGAAGTGTGGTGTTAAAGGCTTATGAACAAATCAAAAGAGAAGGCAAGGTAAGACTTTTTAGGTCTTATCGGCCTGAATATCCAGACGGAGGTCAGCTACGTGATTTTATCTATGTAAAAGATGCGGTAGAGGCTACCCTTTTCTTTTTAGAGCATCCAGAAATAAAAGGGATATTTAACGTGGGTACCGGACAGGCTCGGTCTTTTAAGGATTTAGTGACAGCTGTTTTTTCTGCTCTTAACCTTCCTGTAAACATAGAATACATAGACATGCCAGAAAACCTAAGAAAACAATATCAGTATTTTACCCAGGCAGACATTACCAAATTGAAAAAAGTAGGTTATAATAAACCAATGTATACTCTTGAGGAGGCAGTAAAAAGTTACGTTTCTTGGCTGGAACAACAAAAACCTTTTTAGCCTATGGGTATAGACTATCTGTCAGAGTTTCTCAAAAAATTTTTTCGCATTCCCTCTAAACCTTCTGAGATATCTGAGATAGAAGAGGATATAAGAGAGGTTCTGGAAGACTACAAAGAAGAAAAGGTAGTTTCTGAGTTTGAAGAACGACTTATCTTAAACCTCATCAATTTAAAAGCGGTAGAGGTAAGAGAAATAACCATCAACAGACAAGATTTAGTGGGTTTTGACCTTAATTATTCCTGGGAGGAAGTCTTAAACATCATCTCTCGTCATCCCTTTTCTTTTTATCCGGTATATCAAAATCACTTAGACAACCTGTTAGGGTATGTAGCTATCAGAGATTTGTTAAGAGGAATTAACCAAAAGATTTTTATGTGGCAAGACTGGATAGTCAAAAAACCTCTTATCATTCCTGAAAACATTTCTCTTATGCAGGCTATGGAAAAGATGTTAGAAAAACAGACAGACGTAGCTTTTGTGGTAGATCAACTTTCAGAACTTACTGGAATGATCAGGTTAAAAGACATCTTATACGAGATTATTAAAAGCACCCCTTGCTGTCCTGCTCCAGACCCTCAAGGATGGTTGTTGGTGCCAGGCACGTTTAAGGTCAGAGAGATAGAAAATTGTTTAGGGATAACCTTACCTAAAGGAGATTTTGAAACCATCTCAGGACTTATCATATATCATCTTAAACGTATTCCAACCTCAGGGGAAAGGGTTTTCCTTCCTTTTTTAGAGGCTGAAATCATAAAATCTGACGGAAAGAAAATAGAACTTTTAAAGGTCCGAAAAAAGGATGAAAAACTTGTTCAACCTTAATCTTTTTTTACCTATCCTTTCTGGAATTCTTCTCACCTTAGCCTTTCCTAAATGGAACTTATGGGTATTTGGGTTTTTAGGTTTAATTCCACTTTTCTGGGCGTTAACCCAAGCTAAAAATTCAATTCAATCTTTATTATATGGTTTTCTGTTTGGGCTTTCTCATTTTGCTACTCTGGTTTACTGGATAGTATATACCCTAACCAGATACGGTGAGTTAAACTTGTTTTTTTCCATCTTTTTGCTTTTTCTTATGTGTTCTTACCTTGCACTCTATTATGCCTTAGGTTTAACCATAGCTTATCGATGTCATATTTTTGACAGCCCTACTCTAACAAAGGGGTTGTTGTTAAGCCTTGCCTGGGTTGGTATAGAATGGCTTAGAGCTAATCTTTTTACAGGTTTTCCTTGGGGGCAAATAGGTTATATAGCTACTAACATTTCTTTAGTTTTGCAGTTAGCTGAAATAGGAGGGGTTTGGTTTTTAAGCTTTTTTCTGGTTTTTACCAACTATTTTTTGTTTTTGTTGTTCAAAAAACTCTCAGAAAATCAAGGTTACCTGAAAACTTTTTTAGGTCTACACACTTTGGGATTTTTTTTATTAACCATCTTAGTTATGGTTTTTGGTTTTTACTTGAAAACCCGTTGGGAAAAAATAATTAAGGAAGAACCAAAGAAAATTAAAGTAGCCTTACTTCAAGGGAACATTCCTCAAGAGATAAAAGAGGCAAAGCAATTGGAGACCTCCTTTCAGGTTTATAGAAATTTAGCTTTAAAAGTCCTTAAAGAAAAACCAGACCTGATATTGTTTCCAGAAACCGCTTTCAACTTTTACTTTCCCTATGAGACCAAACATACTGTGGAGCTTCTTCGGCTGTTAACGGACATCGGAGCTGAAGGAAAAAAATTTAATCTAACCCCTCGAATCGTTTTTGGTACCTTTCGGTTAAGCTATACTGAAGGCAAACCGATGGCTTACAACAGCCTTATGGTATGGGATGGAAAAGACTTTGTAGACTTTTATGATAAGGTAAAGCTTGTGCCTTTTGGAGAGTATGTCCCCTTGGTAGAGTATTTTCCCTTTTTAAAAAATTTTTCAGTGGTAACCGATGTAATTAAACCAGGGTTTTCTAAAAACCTTTATGTACCTTTAGATACCGGGTTTATCAAGGTAACTCCTCTTATATGCTTTGAAAGTGCTTTTGGTGAGATTTTAAGACAAAGACTAAAGGAAAATACACAGTTGGTTTTTATTGCCACCAACGATGCCTGGTTTGGTCAAACGTCAGCCCCTTACCAACATTTTCAGATGGCAATACTACGTGCGGTAGAATCAAGAAGGTTTACCATTCAGGTAGCAAACTCTGGTATCACAGGGGTAATAGACCCAACAGGAAAAGTCCTGATTAAAACCCCTCTTGAAAAAGAGGTTGTCCTTACCAACAGTATAAAACCGTTATACCACCCTTCTCTTTTTGTAAAAACAGGTCATATACTTGGGCTAACAGGTTTTTTGGTCTTGGTCTTAATGGCTATTACCCTTATTCTTCGCAGATTTCTTCCCAGCTCTTAAAACCTTGGGGGTTAAAACCAAGAAACACGAGAAGCCTTTTTACAAAAAAGTCTACCAGATCCTCTAAAGTCTTAGGTCTCTGATAAAAAGAGGGCATGGCTGGGAAAATAACAGCTCCTGCCTTAAGACAAGCTTCCATGTTTCTTATATGAATAAGGTTTAAAGGAGTTTCTCTTACTACTAAAACTAAGGGCTTTCTTTCCTTTAGCATCACATCCGCCGCCCTTTGAAGCAAATTTCTTGAAACTCCATGAGCAATAGCCCCTAAAGTACCCATACTGCAAGGTATGACCACCATCCCAGAATATAAAGAAGAACCACTGGCAGGTGGAGCTGAAATTTCCCTTTCCTGATAAACCTTAAAAGCTAAATCTTTTAAACCATTCCAAGAAGAGTTTAACTCTGCCTCCCAAACCTTCTTCCCTGCCTCTGTAATAATTACCTCAGTTTTTACCCCTAACTCCCTTAGTTCCTGTAAAAAAAACTTAGCATAAAGCGCTCCACTTGCACCTGTTATACCTACTAAATATCTTTTTTCCATCTCTGAGCACTTTCCTTAGCTATTTGGTCTACCTTTTCGTTTAAGGGGTCTCCACTGTGGGCAGCAACCTTTTGAAAAAAAACCTTATGAAACTGAAGAAGTTCATCAAGTTTTTCCCATAAGTCCCTATTTTTAATCGGTTTTCCGTCTGCAGTCCTATAACCTCTTTTCTTCCAGTTAGAAAGCCACTCTGTGGCCCCTTTTATCACATACTCAGAATCACAAAAAATGATAATTTCAGTTGGTTCTTTAAAAAAGCTCAAGGCCTGGAGGACTGCCTCAAGCTCCATACGATTGTTGGTGGTTACTTCTTCCCCACCTGTAATCAAATGTTCTCGACCATCATCCAAAATCAAAACCGCCCAGCCTCCAGGACCTGGATTCCCCAAACAAGCCCCATCTACATAAACTTTTATCATAAACTTTATACAAACTAAACCCTAAATTTCTCTACCGCGGTCTTAAGCTCATTCCCAAGTTTGGCAACCTCAGTTGTGGTAGCAACTACCTGTTCTACTCCTGCCTCAAGCTCCTTGGCTGCCTCTGCCACACTCCCCACATCCTTTGCCACAGCCTCTGCTGTCACACTCATCTCCTCTGTCGCACTCGCTATACTCTGTATCATCTCCTGCAACCTCTCTGCCGCATCTGCAATCCTACTAAGAATCCCTGCTGCCTCCTCACTAAGCCTTGCACCACTCTCAACCTTAGCCCCTATCTCCTCTACCTCCCTACTCACCTCCTCTACCACTCCCTTTATCTCCCTTATAACACCTGCTATCTCATCAGTCGATTTGTTGGTCCTCTCCGCAAGCTTCCTTATCTCACCTGCAACAACCGCAAACGACTTTCCATGCTCCCCTGCTCTTGCTGCCTCAATCGTTGCATTCAATGCAAGTAAATTGGTCTGCTCTGCCACATCCTTGATAAACTCTACCACACTCTCAATAGCCCTGGTCCTCTCCTCTAAACTGTACATAACTTCCTTCAACTTCTCTGCAGTCCTTTCTATTACCTTAACCTCACTTGCTGTTTTTAAGGTATAATTCTCTCCTTCCCTTGCAATCTCAGCTGTCTTTTTACTCTCTTCAAGTATGTTGGTTGTGTTTTTAGCTATGTCAACCACCGTAATAGACATCTGTTCTGCTGCGCTTGCAATCTGAGTTGCCTTTTGAGTCTGATTCTCAATACTTGCACTAAACTGCTTGGTTATGGCAGATAACTCCTCACTTGACCCAGCAAGGGCAACTGACACATGCTTGACCTCCTCTATAAGATTCCTGAGGCTAACCAGTGCCTCTCTGAGATCAGCACTCATCAACCCTATTTCATCT
Above is a genomic segment from Thermodesulfobacterium commune DSM 2178 containing:
- the rfaD gene encoding ADP-glyceromanno-heptose 6-epimerase, producing the protein MKKPRIIVTGGAGFIGANLVEALNQRGEDRILIVDHLKEGPKWKNLLGLKFLDYLQKDDFLDCIEKNHFSEVEAIIHLGACSDTTVKDLDYLYKNNYLYSKKLAVFCLEHGITFIYASSAATYGDGSLGFSDDETLIPRLKPLNPYGFSKQLFDLWVYHHGLTKKVVGLKYFNVFGEKEFHKGEMRSVVLKAYEQIKREGKVRLFRSYRPEYPDGGQLRDFIYVKDAVEATLFFLEHPEIKGIFNVGTGQARSFKDLVTAVFSALNLPVNIEYIDMPENLRKQYQYFTQADITKLKKVGYNKPMYTLEEAVKSYVSWLEQQKPF
- a CDS encoding transporter associated domain-containing protein, whose translation is MGIDYLSEFLKKFFRIPSKPSEISEIEEDIREVLEDYKEEKVVSEFEERLILNLINLKAVEVREITINRQDLVGFDLNYSWEEVLNIISRHPFSFYPVYQNHLDNLLGYVAIRDLLRGINQKIFMWQDWIVKKPLIIPENISLMQAMEKMLEKQTDVAFVVDQLSELTGMIRLKDILYEIIKSTPCCPAPDPQGWLLVPGTFKVREIENCLGITLPKGDFETISGLIIYHLKRIPTSGERVFLPFLEAEIIKSDGKKIELLKVRKKDEKLVQP
- a CDS encoding UbiX family flavin prenyltransferase, whose translation is MEKRYLVGITGASGALYAKFFLQELRELGVKTEVIITEAGKKVWEAELNSSWNGLKDLAFKVYQEREISAPPASGSSLYSGMVVIPCSMGTLGAIAHGVSRNLLQRAADVMLKERKPLVLVVRETPLNLIHIRNMEACLKAGAVIFPAMPSFYQRPKTLEDLVDFFVKRLLVFLGFNPQGFKSWEEICEE
- a CDS encoding methyl-accepting chemotaxis protein, yielding MFKNWSITKKLIAGFGVIFLIVGLVSLYTLYSLYVVKKDVEDLGERAEKIEFAAKIRKEIMVNVIGNVSLMLLTNEPEKRKEYYNEILKAREEYKKAMDFLKSVTRSEEGKRLLQNVQDSIVSARELTNKTLELVLAGKTLEAISFYEKEVIPKTKTIEKALNELVAFYAKTADERGHEALNCIKRLFVILFAFGGIFVLVSLVVVFGVTKSIRGSIERLRQALARVREGDLAVEIAVDSRDEIGLMSADLREALVSLRNLIEEVKHVSVALAGSSEELSAITKQFSASIENQTQKATQIASAAEQMSITVVDIAKNTTNILEESKKTAEIAREGENYTLKTASEVKVIERTAEKLKEVMYSLEERTRAIESVVEFIKDVAEQTNLLALNATIEAARAGEHGKSFAVVAGEIRKLAERTNKSTDEIAGVIREIKGVVEEVSREVEEIGAKVESGARLSEEAAGILSRIADAAERLQEMIQSIASATEEMSVTAEAVAKDVGSVAEAAKELEAGVEQVVATTTEVAKLGNELKTAVEKFRV
- the rnhA gene encoding ribonuclease HI; protein product: MIKVYVDGACLGNPGPGGWAVLILDDGREHLITGGEEVTTNNRMELEAVLQALSFFKEPTEIIIFCDSEYVIKGATEWLSNWKKRGYRTADGKPIKNRDLWEKLDELLQFHKVFFQKVAAHSGDPLNEKVDQIAKESAQRWKKDI
- the lnt gene encoding apolipoprotein N-acyltransferase, producing MKNLFNLNLFLPILSGILLTLAFPKWNLWVFGFLGLIPLFWALTQAKNSIQSLLYGFLFGLSHFATLVYWIVYTLTRYGELNLFFSIFLLFLMCSYLALYYALGLTIAYRCHIFDSPTLTKGLLLSLAWVGIEWLRANLFTGFPWGQIGYIATNISLVLQLAEIGGVWFLSFFLVFTNYFLFLLFKKLSENQGYLKTFLGLHTLGFFLLTILVMVFGFYLKTRWEKIIKEEPKKIKVALLQGNIPQEIKEAKQLETSFQVYRNLALKVLKEKPDLILFPETAFNFYFPYETKHTVELLRLLTDIGAEGKKFNLTPRIVFGTFRLSYTEGKPMAYNSLMVWDGKDFVDFYDKVKLVPFGEYVPLVEYFPFLKNFSVVTDVIKPGFSKNLYVPLDTGFIKVTPLICFESAFGEILRQRLKENTQLVFIATNDAWFGQTSAPYQHFQMAILRAVESRRFTIQVANSGITGVIDPTGKVLIKTPLEKEVVLTNSIKPLYHPSLFVKTGHILGLTGFLVLVLMAITLILRRFLPSS